AGGCCGCCATGGTCGACGGGGCTTCCCCCCTGCAAACCCTCTTCAAAGTGCTGTTGCCCGTGATGGGTCCCGCTCTGGTCACCACCGGACTGCTGGCCTTCATCAACGCCTGGAACGAGTACCTGTTCGCCCTGACCTTCACCTCCGACAACCGCACGGTGCCCGTGGTGATCGCGAACTACTCTGGGGCTTCACAGTTCGAGTTGCCGTGGGCGAACATCATGGCCGCATCGATTCTGGTGACGGTGCCCCTGATCATTCTGGTGCTGATTTTCCAGAGGAACATCATCTCCGGTCTCACCTCTGGTGCCGTCAAAGGTTGAAGCCTTCTCTCAAAAGCAAAAGAGCCCGAAAGGGCTCTTTTTTATGGTTTCATTGGGGAAAACCGTCCAGAGGGACCCCATACATGCTGAATTTTTCAGCAGGACGATGCACATTCAAAACCATCATCAAGTGCCCGATGCCCTCTGGAATGTGACTCAGGGTGGTGAGTTGGACGGTCTGGCTCTGGTGGGCCTCCAATGCAAAGGAAATGGAGACCGGGATGTTCAGGCATTCCCCTTCCCAGTCTGCCCCCTTGGTGGGAGGCAAGACCCACGGCAAGGGATTTTGTTTTTCCCAGAGGCTTTGTTTTGCTGCACTCTGGTGCCCAATCAGCAACGCTGGACACAGCACAAATGGAGGGTACAGGGCAGACAGTTCAAAACGCTCGGGTTGATCCTGCAGGTTCTGAACCGTGATTTCGAGCGTGTTTTTTCCGGTCCATTTCCCTTGAATGTCCAGAGGGGCAGAAAGGGCTGCAAAGGCGATCAGCGCTTCAAGCATGGCTTTTGTGCGGCTTGCTGGGCCAGTTTGCGGGCCACCAGATTCTGGTCTTTCTGGGGCTTGATGATGCCCACCACACAGGCACTTCTGGCAGTGATTTTGCTGACCACCAGATAAGAGGTGATTTTGCTGCTGTCGATGGAATCCTCACTGGCGTTGTAACGCAGAATCAAAGCTCTGGGGGTGGTTTTCTGCATCAACCATTCTGCGGTGGGTCCCACGTAAGAGAACCCATAAGACACCTGCTCCATCAGGTTCAAAGCACTGAACGAACCATCTGGAAATTGCACCCGCACATCTTGCCGGAGGTCCCCTTCGGTGACTTCCAATTGGTATTTGCCCACACCGGGGCAAGACTGCCGGATGAAATCTCCCTCTTGCTCCAGGGTTTTGCATTTTTTGTCATCCAGAGAGGTGTAGGTGCTGGTGAGGCTCTGGGCCATGGCCACAGAAGCACACATCGAGAGGGACAACAACAGGTGTCTCATGGTTTGAATTTTACCTGCTCTGGGTGTCTTTGTCCTGTGCAATGGTCACTTGATTTGAGGTGGACATCGAAGCAATGTGGGATGGATGTTTGAAAGGCTCAAAGGGCCAGAGGCATCCATATTGGAAATCACCATTGAAATGTGAGGATGGACGTTCATGGACAACTTGCCTTGAAAAAACAAAAAAAGCTTCTTAAAATGATCGGGTTATGATGAAAAAACTTCTGGCACTTTCCTTGTTGTTTGTATCGGTCAGTCATGCACAAAACATCCGTCAAATGGGTATGGGTGGGGTTCGTCTTCCTGAACAGGCCACCCGTTACCACAACCCAGCATTTTATGCTGCTCCCCTGCTGGGCGATACCAGTTGGGCTTTGCCACTCGGGCTTTTGCAAGCCAACCAGATGTCCATGCAGAGCACCCAGAACGCCACCGATCTGGCCATTTTTGACAAAATCTGGCATCCTTTCGAGTGGGGTTTTTATGGCACCTCCACCCTGATTCCCACAGGCAGCGGCAGCAACGTGCAGTTGGCCAGTTACGTGGCGGGCTGGAATGCATCCCGTTTCAACCAGACTTTTGTTCCCTTTGAACCGGCTTTTCAGGTTGCCCCTTCCTGGAATGTGGAATTCACCCCATCGGCGCGTTTGCAGGTGGGTGCCCTCCAATTCAGCGACAACATCTGGGACATTGGACCGGGCGGTGAATTGAAACCCAACCAGATTTACACCACCGA
The genomic region above belongs to Deinococcus misasensis DSM 22328 and contains:
- a CDS encoding carbohydrate ABC transporter permease; amino-acid sequence: AAMVDGASPLQTLFKVLLPVMGPALVTTGLLAFINAWNEYLFALTFTSDNRTVPVVIANYSGASQFELPWANIMAASILVTVPLIILVLIFQRNIISGLTSGAVKG